A genomic segment from Mycoplasmopsis arginini encodes:
- a CDS encoding DUF402 domain-containing protein: MNSNKDIRSFHDLIQQDDQEKPEERKPRKLYQMGQLTTIQAFKYDGTLYRQYEGCKIVANLDDFVVVLLMKTKVQETSINWVVSKPILFFFAKNRFYNASITLNENGQNHIYVNLASPFFIEDEIIKYIDFDLDIKCYNDNKFNVIDWHDFKESITKLNYPLKLIYRIYNELDFLEEQSRLKRGVFSKKLINDIKKMLINSGDI, translated from the coding sequence ATGAATTCTAATAAAGACATTAGAAGTTTTCATGATTTAATACAACAAGATGATCAGGAAAAACCTGAAGAAAGAAAACCGAGAAAACTGTATCAAATGGGACAGTTAACAACAATTCAAGCTTTTAAATATGATGGTACATTATATCGTCAATATGAAGGATGTAAAATTGTCGCTAATCTTGATGATTTTGTTGTTGTTTTATTAATGAAAACCAAAGTTCAAGAAACATCAATAAATTGAGTTGTATCAAAACCAATTTTATTTTTCTTTGCTAAAAACAGATTTTATAATGCTTCGATTACATTGAATGAAAATGGACAAAATCATATTTATGTTAACTTGGCAAGCCCTTTTTTTATTGAAGATGAAATTATAAAATATATTGATTTTGATCTAGATATTAAATGCTATAACGATAACAAGTTTAACGTTATTGATTGACACGATTTTAAAGAGTCAATAACAAAGCTAAATTATCCATTAAAATTGATTTATCGTATTTATAATGAATTAGATTTTTTAGAAGAACAAAGCAGATTAAAAAGAGGTGTTTTTTCTAAAAAATTAATTAATGATATTAAAAAAATGTTAATAAATTCTGGTGATATTTAA
- the gyrA gene encoding DNA gyrase subunit A, with product MLIDDDKELKPELEDKPEDKNEQIEDFYIVNDEIQRVFDEEAKEEIVDDEDEEYIPQDKEGYTVQSQILDSEENGLKPADLATVMKNSFLEYAMSVIVARALPDARDGLKPVHRRILYGMSELGMFHNVQHKKSARIVGDVLGKYHPHGDSSVYEAMVRMAQDFSLRYPLIDGHGNFGSIDGDSAAAMRYTEARMSKIAGAMVDGIKKNTVDFIDNYDGTEKEPVVLPSRFPNLLVSGSYGIAVGMATSIPPHNLGEVIDGVCALAKNPDITIAELMQYIQGPDFPTGGIIFDKEGLIRAYETGVGRVTIRSKATIQELSNGKSKILITEIPYGKNKSSLIESISHLIKDKKIEGVSDFRDESNRDGIRIVIEIKKNYVPEVILNKLFKLTEFQTRFSFNMVALVNNEPQKLNLKSALEVYLQHQINVVTRRLQFDLEKDLARAHILEGLKICVENIDRVIAIIKQSKTDAEAQKKLSDEFNLTEIQTKAVVDMRLGRLTGLAIEKMNEELNQLHERIAEYRRILGDKNALIDLIVKELQELKEAYGDKRKSEINWEEASDINNEDLIPRKDVVITVTTNGYLKRLDLDEYKEQGRGGVGVSTAKTYQDDDIQDILVANTHTDLLIFTTDARVYRVRGYEVPIGTKQSKGVPIVNIIGSLGKDEKVVKILSVDDSDYEKEKFLITATKKGIIKKSSLSLYKLINKNGKLAFGLKEGDTLVDALVATDSEEIYIAANNSKMCRFDIADINSMGRIAAGVIGIKLSDNEKVVSVSTSSEGKYIFSLGANGFGKLSPVDTFRKTRRNSKGVLALNEDKAGELAYSAAVKGTEDIIVITDEGVSIRFSLKQVSITGRNTKGVKLINLKKRNSSIVGVAKIVNETEEESQERELTENELKEVTQDIDLDLVNQNLDQNEE from the coding sequence ATGCTAATTGACGATGATAAAGAACTAAAACCAGAATTAGAAGACAAACCGGAAGATAAAAATGAACAAATAGAAGATTTTTATATTGTTAACGACGAAATTCAAAGAGTTTTTGATGAAGAAGCCAAGGAAGAAATAGTTGACGACGAAGATGAAGAATATATTCCACAAGATAAAGAAGGTTATACTGTTCAAAGTCAAATTTTAGATAGCGAAGAAAATGGATTAAAACCTGCTGATTTAGCAACAGTTATGAAAAACTCATTTTTAGAATATGCAATGAGCGTTATTGTTGCTCGTGCTTTACCAGATGCTAGAGATGGATTAAAACCTGTCCATAGAAGAATTCTATACGGTATGAGTGAACTTGGTATGTTTCATAATGTTCAACATAAAAAATCAGCGCGTATCGTTGGGGATGTATTAGGTAAGTACCACCCACATGGTGATAGTTCTGTTTATGAAGCTATGGTTAGAATGGCTCAAGACTTTTCTTTACGTTATCCTTTAATTGATGGTCATGGTAACTTTGGTTCTATTGATGGAGACTCTGCTGCTGCTATGCGTTATACTGAAGCGAGAATGTCTAAAATTGCTGGAGCAATGGTAGATGGTATCAAAAAGAACACAGTTGATTTTATTGATAACTATGATGGTACTGAAAAAGAACCTGTTGTCTTGCCTTCAAGATTTCCTAACCTATTAGTTTCAGGATCTTATGGAATTGCCGTTGGTATGGCAACAAGTATTCCTCCTCATAATTTAGGCGAAGTTATTGATGGTGTTTGCGCTTTAGCAAAAAACCCAGACATTACAATCGCAGAATTAATGCAATATATTCAAGGGCCAGATTTTCCAACTGGCGGAATCATTTTTGATAAGGAAGGATTAATCAGAGCTTATGAGACTGGAGTTGGCCGTGTAACTATTCGTTCAAAAGCGACAATTCAAGAATTAAGCAATGGTAAATCTAAAATTTTAATTACTGAAATTCCTTATGGAAAAAATAAGTCTTCTTTAATTGAAAGCATTAGTCATTTAATTAAAGATAAGAAAATTGAAGGTGTTTCAGACTTTAGAGATGAATCAAACCGTGACGGAATTAGAATTGTTATTGAAATTAAGAAAAACTATGTTCCTGAAGTTATATTAAATAAACTATTTAAATTAACAGAATTCCAAACTAGATTTTCATTTAACATGGTTGCTCTAGTTAATAACGAGCCCCAAAAGTTAAATCTTAAATCAGCTTTAGAAGTTTATTTACAACACCAAATAAATGTTGTAACAAGAAGATTACAATTTGATTTAGAAAAAGATTTAGCAAGAGCACACATTTTAGAAGGATTAAAAATTTGTGTTGAAAATATAGACCGTGTTATTGCTATTATCAAACAATCTAAAACTGATGCAGAAGCACAAAAGAAACTTAGTGATGAGTTTAATTTAACAGAAATTCAAACTAAAGCCGTAGTTGATATGAGATTAGGAAGATTAACCGGCTTGGCTATTGAAAAAATGAACGAAGAATTAAATCAACTTCACGAAAGAATTGCTGAGTATAGAAGAATACTTGGCGATAAAAATGCTTTAATCGATTTAATTGTTAAAGAGTTACAAGAACTAAAAGAAGCATATGGTGATAAACGTAAATCAGAAATTAATTGAGAAGAAGCTTCTGATATCAATAATGAAGACTTGATACCTAGAAAAGATGTTGTTATTACAGTTACAACTAACGGTTATTTAAAACGTCTTGACTTAGATGAATATAAAGAACAAGGACGTGGAGGTGTTGGAGTTTCAACAGCTAAAACATACCAAGATGATGATATTCAAGATATATTGGTAGCAAACACCCATACTGACTTATTAATTTTTACTACTGATGCAAGAGTATATCGTGTTAGAGGATATGAAGTTCCAATTGGGACAAAACAATCCAAAGGTGTTCCAATTGTTAATATTATCGGTTCACTTGGCAAAGATGAAAAGGTTGTAAAAATACTAAGTGTTGATGATAGTGATTATGAAAAAGAAAAATTCTTAATTACTGCAACAAAAAAAGGTATTATTAAAAAATCAAGTTTATCTCTATATAAATTAATTAATAAAAATGGTAAATTAGCATTTGGATTAAAAGAAGGCGATACATTAGTTGATGCTTTAGTTGCAACAGATAGTGAAGAAATTTACATTGCAGCAAATAACTCAAAAATGTGTAGATTTGATATTGCAGATATTAATTCAATGGGAAGAATTGCAGCTGGTGTTATTGGTATTAAACTTTCTGATAATGAAAAAGTTGTATCAGTTTCAACATCTTCTGAAGGAAAATATATTTTTAGTTTAGGCGCTAATGGTTTTGGTAAATTAAGTCCTGTTGATACCTTTAGAAAAACAAGAAGAAACTCGAAAGGTGTTTTAGCCTTGAATGAAGATAAGGCTGGCGAATTAGCTTACTCTGCAGCTGTTAAAGGAACTGAAGATATTATCGTTATTACTGACGAAGGTGTTTCAATAAGATTTTCATTAAAACAAGTAAGCATTACCGGAAGAAATACAAAAGGCGTAAAACTGATTAATCTAAAGAAAAGAAATTCATCAATTGTTGGTGTAGCTAAAATAGTTAATGAAACTGAAGAAGAATCACAAGAACGTGAATTAACTGAAAATGAATTAAAAGAAGTTACACAAGATATAGATCTAGATTTAGTAAATCAAAATTTAGACCAAAATGAAGAATAA
- the trmB gene encoding tRNA (guanosine(46)-N7)-methyltransferase TrmB, giving the protein MRLRHNKNAIILLEDSEFYINNFPYELKENTVLEIGMGKGKMLSELAFLHPEINYIGMEKYSTPALSALKKIEKNSLKNMKIIVKDAIDLDKYFLGKVKRIWLTFSDPWPKKRHFKRRLVYKTFLEQYKRILAKDGMVYFKTDNQGLYMFALEQLEEFKGANIIYQTTDLHNCNFEIENCLTDYEQKFKNEGKNIYFIAFKF; this is encoded by the coding sequence ATGAGATTAAGACATAATAAAAATGCAATTATTTTGCTTGAAGACAGTGAATTTTATATTAATAATTTTCCTTATGAATTAAAAGAAAATACAGTTCTGGAAATCGGTATGGGTAAAGGTAAAATGTTGTCTGAACTTGCTTTTTTGCATCCGGAAATTAACTATATTGGGATGGAAAAATATTCTACTCCAGCTTTATCAGCTCTAAAGAAAATAGAAAAAAATTCTTTAAAAAATATGAAAATAATTGTTAAAGACGCAATTGATTTGGATAAATATTTTTTAGGAAAGGTTAAAAGAATATGATTAACTTTTTCGGATCCTTGGCCTAAAAAAAGACACTTTAAAAGAAGGTTAGTTTATAAAACTTTTTTAGAGCAATACAAAAGAATTTTGGCTAAAGACGGAATGGTATATTTCAAAACCGACAATCAAGGACTGTATATGTTTGCTTTAGAACAATTAGAAGAATTTAAAGGAGCAAATATTATTTATCAAACAACTGATTTACATAATTGCAATTTCGAAATTGAAAATTGTTTGACTGATTATGAACAAAAATTTAAAAACGAAGGTAAAAATATATATTTTATAGCTTTCAAATTTTAA
- a CDS encoding M17 family metallopeptidase has protein sequence MISNYETKRNNNMLLKVAYEGQEFCSCVATTHKYVTENFDKNVAYIYVSKEVKDYYGFLKIVDHIINLKRRNYQIDIASFAELPFLTTEEVLRAFVTRMAFFDAKLFSAKKEDKKSKENKIELSLFLEDKSYLKFVKKLILISENVTKTRDLQITPPNIATSEWIAREIKKDFANIEGLTVKVLNKPEIEKLGMGLLLAVNAGSSYQPRVVIVEYNGNPKSKEKFVYVGKGITFDTGGYNTKGYHMEGMKFDMSGSAIVAYAVKAIAQLGIKANVAAIMMLTDNAIDTHGTVPESVVKSMSGKTVEITDTDAEGRLVLADGIFYAAKKLNASLIVDVATLTGAMLRALGKTYSGIYATNDERWNIFSEAAQVAHEKVWRLPMHEDFHKTNKTSLVADLNNYNNSSKADSNSAAMFLNEFANKVDFIHCDVAGTADANNTGLGILVSTLVELAEKQK, from the coding sequence ATGATATCAAATTATGAAACAAAACGTAATAATAATATGTTATTAAAAGTTGCTTACGAAGGACAAGAATTTTGTTCATGTGTTGCAACTACTCATAAGTATGTAACAGAAAACTTTGATAAAAATGTTGCTTACATTTACGTTTCAAAAGAAGTAAAAGATTATTATGGTTTTTTAAAAATTGTCGACCATATTATTAATTTAAAAAGAAGAAACTATCAAATTGATATTGCTTCATTTGCAGAATTACCATTTTTAACAACCGAAGAAGTTTTAAGAGCTTTTGTTACAAGAATGGCTTTCTTTGATGCTAAATTATTCTCAGCAAAAAAAGAAGATAAAAAATCTAAAGAAAATAAAATTGAATTATCACTATTTTTAGAAGATAAAAGTTATCTAAAGTTTGTTAAGAAATTGATTTTAATTTCAGAAAACGTTACAAAAACTCGTGACTTACAAATTACACCTCCAAACATCGCAACAAGTGAATGAATAGCACGTGAAATTAAAAAAGACTTCGCAAACATTGAAGGTTTAACTGTTAAAGTATTAAACAAACCAGAAATTGAAAAATTAGGAATGGGATTATTACTAGCAGTTAATGCTGGTTCTTCATATCAACCACGTGTTGTTATTGTTGAATATAATGGAAATCCAAAAAGCAAAGAAAAATTTGTTTATGTTGGTAAAGGAATTACCTTTGATACCGGTGGTTATAACACTAAAGGATACCATATGGAAGGTATGAAATTTGACATGTCGGGTTCAGCTATCGTTGCTTACGCTGTTAAAGCAATCGCTCAATTAGGAATTAAAGCAAACGTAGCTGCGATTATGATGTTAACCGATAATGCTATTGATACACATGGTACAGTTCCTGAATCAGTTGTTAAATCAATGAGCGGTAAAACAGTTGAAATTACAGATACTGATGCTGAAGGTCGTTTAGTATTAGCTGATGGTATTTTCTATGCTGCTAAGAAATTAAATGCTTCTCTAATTGTTGATGTTGCTACATTAACCGGAGCTATGTTAAGAGCGTTAGGTAAAACATACTCAGGAATCTATGCTACAAATGATGAAAGATGAAACATATTCAGTGAAGCAGCTCAAGTAGCACATGAAAAAGTTTGAAGACTTCCAATGCATGAAGACTTTCATAAAACAAATAAAACATCATTAGTTGCTGATTTAAATAACTACAATAATTCTTCAAAAGCAGATTCAAACTCAGCAGCAATGTTCTTAAATGAATTTGCTAACAAAGTTGATTTCATTCATTGTGATGTTGCAGGAACTGCAGATGCAAATAACACAGGTTTAGGTATTTTAGTTTCTACATTAGTTGAATTAGCCGAAAAACAAAAATAA
- a CDS encoding ECF transporter S component produces MALFERFVFVGAFNISITYAVFIVFGLALGPWKGAIIGILCDTLNQVIFGISTWMPEYALIPVLIAFLSGFFINSLTKGSDKKTWIIGFIFLAIITIIFIVILAREYNSLPLSETSIKRKKKYSLQAVIGISTFGISLTWILSIIFLTLYIKTKSIKTKYSSYLLFNIFITVFAIIVITRWLWGPFAYINYHNRFRSGTWKYNEYYFFFMVPIIFKSLIEIPIYTFLIFSIYPIIRIIKNKINYTSKKISVY; encoded by the coding sequence ATGGCTTTATTCGAAAGATTTGTTTTTGTTGGAGCTTTTAATATATCGATTACTTATGCAGTCTTTATTGTTTTTGGACTTGCTCTTGGACCTTGAAAAGGTGCTATCATTGGAATCTTATGTGATACACTTAACCAAGTCATTTTTGGGATATCTACATGAATGCCAGAATACGCTCTTATACCTGTTTTAATAGCATTTCTATCTGGGTTTTTTATTAATAGTTTAACTAAAGGCAGCGATAAAAAAACATGAATTATTGGCTTTATATTTTTAGCTATTATTACAATTATTTTTATCGTGATTTTAGCCAGAGAATACAACTCGCTTCCACTAAGTGAAACCTCAATTAAAAGAAAGAAAAAATATTCACTTCAAGCTGTTATTGGGATATCAACATTTGGAATAAGTTTAACCTGAATACTTTCAATTATTTTTCTTACTTTATATATTAAAACCAAAAGTATAAAAACTAAATATTCTTCCTACCTTTTATTTAATATTTTTATTACTGTATTTGCAATTATAGTAATTACAAGATGGTTATGAGGTCCTTTTGCTTATATAAATTATCATAATCGTTTCAGAAGTGGAACATGAAAATATAATGAGTATTATTTCTTTTTTATGGTTCCCATTATTTTTAAAAGCTTAATTGAAATTCCAATTTACACATTTTTAATTTTTTCAATTTATCCAATTATTAGAATTATTAAAAATAAGATTAATTATACTTCTAAAAAAATAAGTGTATATTAA
- a CDS encoding uracil-DNA glycosylase: MKFNFIDFLSSQKKEKYWENIEKVISKDNFVPSKELIFAAFDNFDFDNLKLVIIGQDPYPTNNNADGLAFSTNNLKTPASLKNIFLEIKNSYPNSTFLTNNLSAWKNQGVLLLNTILTTEENKTLSHKNIGWEIFNINLLKKLILIKPNTLFLTMGKDAFDFIKELNVNEDLIFKTPHPSPLSCWRGFIGSNVFKKINDKLKQLGKKEIDWSTK; encoded by the coding sequence ATGAAGTTTAACTTTATAGATTTTTTATCCTCTCAAAAGAAAGAAAAATATTGAGAGAATATTGAAAAAGTGATATCAAAAGATAATTTTGTGCCAAGCAAAGAATTAATTTTTGCTGCTTTTGATAATTTCGATTTTGATAATTTAAAACTTGTTATTATTGGTCAAGATCCATATCCGACTAATAATAATGCTGATGGCCTTGCTTTTTCTACCAACAACTTAAAAACTCCGGCTTCACTCAAAAATATTTTTTTAGAAATTAAAAACTCTTATCCGAATTCAACTTTTTTAACCAATAATTTAAGTGCTTGAAAAAATCAGGGCGTTTTACTTTTGAATACAATTTTAACAACAGAGGAAAATAAAACTCTTTCTCACAAGAATATTGGATGAGAAATATTTAACATTAACTTATTAAAGAAATTGATTTTAATAAAACCTAATACTTTGTTCTTAACTATGGGAAAAGATGCTTTTGATTTTATTAAAGAACTTAATGTAAATGAAGATTTAATTTTTAAAACTCCTCATCCTTCGCCGCTTTCTTGTTGAAGAGGTTTTATTGGAAGTAATGTTTTTAAGAAAATTAATGACAAACTAAAACAATTAGGTAAAAAAGAAATTGATTGAAGTACAAAATAA
- the ftsH gene encoding ATP-dependent zinc metalloprotease FtsH has protein sequence MSANNHSPKPKEKKSIGLFGVIGIFIGVIALIILILIAVDQIRAASIKYENLNFLEKVVRESTKSINDDFYISQWIENTYGDTLTVTVVGKATDIGNILNNPSYPFTSYTFTINLSGLLERELPQAMLSWTGASTYYGAIQKAITGDNGAMGSVISTPIPKAGIFDKYISPAINVIFFGIIIIAIIFSLKSMAKRGMGGEFGIGNKSLAQRVYSDKKFSDIAGNEEVKEEVFELVDYLKNPKKYDAAGARIPKGILLGGPPGTGKTLIAKATAGEANVPFFFISASNFVEMFVGLGAKRVRDMFEDARKHAPAIIFIDELDAVGRSRGAGIGGGNDEREQTLNQLLVEMDGIKENSGVLIMAATNRTDVLDPALLRPGRFDRTITVGLPDIKEREAILKLHSRGKRIDNSINFAQLARRTPGFSGAQLENVINEASLLSVREKSEFITLDQIDEAIDRVMSGPAKKSRTISEKENIAVAYHEAGHAVVGLKIKGGNKVQKITIIPRGQAGGYNLMMPEEEKYNHSKSELLAIITSFMGGRVAEAIIYGKDNVSTGASDDIAKATNIARKMVTEWGLSDLGPIKYEEDTSNPFLGRDYMKNASFSSKIGQEIDEEIRKIILTAEKNAHKIISENRQLLELIKDALIIKETIVAEEIEYIAEHMKLPENLTQTKETLKEEYSEKDFNILFNEVSGQKNIFEDKYKKDLEKELAKHSVSDNEEDKETKESKEESD, from the coding sequence ATGAGTGCAAATAATCATTCTCCTAAACCAAAAGAAAAAAAATCAATTGGTTTATTTGGAGTAATTGGTATTTTCATTGGTGTGATTGCCTTAATTATTTTGATCTTAATCGCCGTTGATCAAATTAGAGCAGCCTCAATTAAATACGAAAATTTGAACTTTTTAGAAAAAGTTGTAAGAGAATCTACTAAAAGTATAAATGATGACTTTTATATTTCACAGTGAATTGAAAATACTTACGGAGATACTTTAACTGTTACAGTTGTTGGTAAGGCCACGGATATTGGAAACATTTTAAATAATCCAAGTTATCCTTTTACATCGTATACTTTCACAATTAATTTAAGTGGTTTATTAGAAAGAGAATTGCCACAAGCGATGCTGAGTTGAACTGGCGCTTCAACATATTATGGAGCAATTCAAAAAGCAATAACTGGTGATAATGGTGCGATGGGAAGCGTTATATCAACACCAATTCCTAAAGCAGGAATTTTTGATAAATATATAAGTCCAGCAATTAATGTAATTTTCTTTGGAATTATTATTATTGCAATTATTTTTAGCCTTAAATCAATGGCTAAAAGAGGAATGGGCGGTGAATTTGGAATTGGGAATAAATCATTAGCTCAAAGAGTATATTCAGACAAGAAGTTTTCAGATATTGCCGGAAACGAGGAAGTTAAAGAGGAAGTTTTTGAACTTGTTGATTATTTAAAAAATCCTAAAAAATATGATGCAGCGGGAGCAAGAATTCCTAAGGGTATTTTATTAGGAGGCCCTCCAGGAACAGGTAAAACTTTAATTGCTAAAGCCACAGCAGGTGAAGCAAATGTTCCATTCTTCTTTATTTCAGCCTCAAACTTTGTTGAAATGTTTGTTGGTCTTGGTGCTAAACGTGTTAGAGATATGTTTGAAGATGCAAGAAAACATGCTCCAGCAATTATTTTTATTGATGAATTAGATGCTGTAGGTAGATCAAGAGGGGCCGGAATTGGTGGTGGAAATGACGAGAGAGAACAAACACTAAACCAATTATTAGTTGAAATGGATGGTATCAAAGAAAATAGCGGTGTCTTAATAATGGCTGCCACAAATAGAACTGACGTTTTAGACCCAGCCTTATTAAGACCAGGTCGTTTTGATAGAACAATCACCGTTGGATTACCAGATATTAAAGAAAGAGAAGCAATTTTAAAATTACACTCTAGAGGAAAAAGAATTGATAATTCAATTAATTTTGCTCAACTTGCAAGAAGAACACCAGGCTTTTCAGGGGCGCAACTTGAAAATGTAATTAATGAAGCTTCTTTATTAAGTGTTAGAGAAAAAAGCGAATTTATAACATTGGATCAAATTGATGAAGCAATTGATAGAGTAATGTCAGGACCTGCTAAAAAATCAAGAACAATTTCTGAAAAAGAAAACATTGCTGTAGCTTATCACGAAGCCGGACATGCTGTTGTTGGTTTAAAAATTAAAGGTGGAAACAAAGTGCAAAAAATTACTATTATTCCACGTGGTCAAGCGGGCGGATATAATTTAATGATGCCTGAAGAAGAAAAATACAATCATTCTAAATCTGAATTATTAGCAATTATTACATCATTTATGGGTGGCCGTGTTGCTGAAGCAATTATTTACGGAAAAGATAATGTTTCAACTGGTGCTAGCGATGACATAGCTAAAGCTACAAATATTGCTCGTAAAATGGTAACAGAATGAGGTTTATCAGATCTAGGTCCTATTAAATATGAAGAAGATACTTCTAATCCATTTTTAGGTAGAGACTATATGAAAAATGCTTCATTTTCAAGTAAAATTGGACAAGAAATTGATGAAGAAATTAGAAAGATTATTTTAACCGCAGAAAAAAATGCGCACAAAATTATTTCGGAAAATCGTCAATTACTAGAATTAATTAAAGATGCTTTAATTATAAAAGAAACAATTGTCGCCGAAGAAATTGAATATATTGCAGAACATATGAAATTACCAGAAAATCTAACTCAAACCAAAGAAACATTAAAAGAAGAATATTCAGAAAAAGATTTTAATATTTTATTTAATGAAGTGTCTGGTCAAAAAAATATTTTTGAAGATAAATATAAAAAAGATCTCGAAAAAGAACTAGCTAAACATTCCGTTTCTGACAATGAAGAAGATAAAGAAACAAAAGAAAGCAAAGAAGAATCAGACTAA
- a CDS encoding M17 family metallopeptidase, with protein MELIKKIDTKRNDYLLLKAVFKGDELPANLVEKEFAITEFLAQNVAYVYMGDRENMGFDKMYDFAKSLALNAARNYQIDLQTFPVDKNICIYDTTDAFTKGINFSAAKLFNKKTVYKKENKNNLSLYLENPQKDLLDYFNKAVILSEAQNWARDLGVTPPNELNSEQLAAIAEKELKQYKNLSVTVLTKKEIEKLGMGLLLSVNRGSVFEPRVVVIEYNGNKKSKEKTVLVGKGITFDSGGYNIKTGRHMNGMKYDMGGSAVVAAVMKVIAQTKPETNVAAIMCITDNRVNGDASLPDSVWTSMSGKTVEVNNTDAEGRLVMADGLYYGATKLNATRLIDVATLTGAMIMALGDTYTGVWSTTDKGWEDVQKAAKIQHELVWRMPLDEEYAEYIKGSIVADLKNTDFTGNAGSSSAAMFLNEFTNGVEYIHFDIAGTCDINEKPMFAMVKTISELVSK; from the coding sequence ATGGAATTAATTAAAAAAATTGATACAAAACGTAATGATTATTTACTACTAAAAGCTGTTTTTAAAGGCGATGAATTACCTGCTAACCTTGTTGAAAAAGAATTCGCAATTACAGAATTTTTAGCACAAAATGTTGCTTATGTGTACATGGGTGATAGAGAAAATATGGGATTTGACAAAATGTATGATTTTGCTAAATCTTTGGCTTTAAATGCTGCTAGAAATTATCAAATCGATTTACAAACATTTCCTGTTGATAAAAATATTTGTATTTATGATACAACTGATGCTTTTACAAAAGGAATTAACTTTTCTGCTGCCAAATTATTTAACAAAAAAACTGTTTATAAAAAAGAAAACAAAAATAACCTTTCATTATATTTAGAAAATCCTCAAAAAGATCTATTAGATTATTTTAACAAAGCCGTTATTCTTTCAGAAGCACAAAACTGAGCAAGGGACTTAGGTGTTACACCTCCAAATGAATTAAACTCAGAACAATTAGCTGCAATCGCTGAAAAAGAATTAAAACAATACAAGAATTTATCAGTTACTGTTTTAACTAAAAAAGAAATTGAAAAATTAGGAATGGGTTTACTTCTTTCAGTTAACAGAGGTTCTGTATTTGAACCAAGAGTTGTTGTTATTGAATACAACGGAAATAAAAAATCAAAAGAAAAAACTGTATTAGTTGGTAAGGGAATTACCTTTGACTCAGGTGGTTACAACATTAAAACTGGTCGTCACATGAATGGAATGAAATATGACATGGGTGGATCAGCAGTTGTAGCAGCAGTAATGAAAGTTATTGCTCAAACCAAACCTGAAACAAACGTTGCTGCTATTATGTGTATTACTGATAACAGAGTTAATGGTGATGCTTCATTACCAGACTCAGTTTGAACTTCAATGAGTGGCAAAACAGTTGAAGTTAACAACACCGATGCTGAAGGTCGTTTAGTTATGGCTGATGGTCTTTACTATGGTGCTACAAAATTAAATGCCACAAGATTAATTGATGTTGCCACATTAACTGGAGCAATGATCATGGCCCTAGGTGATACATACACCGGAGTTTGAAGTACAACTGATAAAGGTTGAGAGGATGTGCAAAAAGCTGCTAAAATTCAACATGAACTTGTTTGAAGAATGCCACTTGATGAAGAATATGCTGAATACATTAAGGGATCAATTGTTGCTGATTTAAAAAATACAGACTTTACCGGAAACGCTGGTTCTTCTTCCGCTGCAATGTTCTTAAATGAATTTACAAATGGTGTTGAATACATTCACTTTGATATCGCTGGAACATGTGATATTAATGAAAAACCAATGTTTGCAATGGTTAAAACTATTTCAGAATTGGTATCAAAATAA